The following proteins come from a genomic window of Pyxidicoccus sp. MSG2:
- a CDS encoding ELWxxDGT repeat protein, whose protein sequence is MSAVSRWHTAPVFGLMFTLACASPPGGDEATPSVRTRSSAQPLTSLGPTLTFDINRSTESSAPNELLVVGERVFFTADDGVTGRELYVSDGTPAGTVRVKDLFPGPASSTPGGLALLDGQVYFFARSSTSPGSTVGTWALWKTDGTEAGTTKVIGLKGDSWPRQLARGGNRLYFANFDADHGDELWKTDGTEAGTVRVKDIREGNDGSFPNAFVDVNGVLFFSTFRGVDDSPELWRSDGTEAGTVRVAAGIQGFDFAGASPFVLRSVTGPDGTFDELWGGDGTAAGLTRIKRLWPEDTFYFVWSTTVGGRFFFYRSLGELWTSDGTEAGTVLLKKMNGGRLSSTPSYAAVGGWLYFAVDDGSHGQELWVSDGTVAGTRLFADLMPGAGGSEPSDFVSVGGVLYFSARDATRGRELWRTHGVDLALVHDIVPDAYDAVPQRTVATASGQTLFFRASDGVHGQELWKTDGTSEGTTLTRDLATRPAGSGVTGFARLGTRAFFAADDGLTGRELWVMDGTPGGTRLVRDFLPGAQGSNPRRFTEYQGSLFFVADNEQGTQDLWKTDGTPGGTMRFDAIGWAYYIHGFTELGGSLLFRVGYSDFWKTDGTQAGTVRYKRTDDTLRSAGNDSAYEPPAKVDGVLYSLASTKAEGLELWRTDGTASGTFLLMDARPGTADTHAWNLRSASRSFYFTASEPTGAEVWLWKSDGTGAGTARVAHIASGTNQVEGDQLAILGDAAIFEKRVSGERVSLWRTDGTPTGTVKLYEAPTDVYYPDFTSLTTVGSQVFFVAEGPNGRELWRTDGTPEGTREVKDIRPPRQAGLEPGTPPTALTEVGGQLYFAIDDVEGGEELWRSDGTAEGTARVVDLSLGSGSSRPRAFTPFGDGLLIVSDGDSTGVEPRLLAPSSVTCPFPPRQEATSSAGASVSYAPALLADGVPTSTSIQYSHPPGSVFPLGSTTVQATADASGFQVRHCDFVVTVSDTTPPSLQCPSGKVVETSDDQGAAVQYPPATVADSVSTPEVTYSLPSGSRFTYGRTLVEVTATDAAHNTATCSFPITVQTRVRPPGTESPQESSGCGCDTASPAVAWWLLLLLIPTVRRRVLAPSRD, encoded by the coding sequence ATGTCGGCAGTCTCGCGATGGCACACGGCGCCCGTGTTCGGGCTGATGTTCACCCTGGCCTGTGCCAGTCCACCCGGCGGTGACGAGGCGACACCGTCCGTCCGCACGCGCTCGAGCGCGCAGCCGCTGACGAGCCTCGGGCCCACCCTCACGTTCGACATCAACCGCTCGACGGAGTCCTCGGCGCCCAATGAGCTGCTCGTCGTGGGGGAGCGCGTCTTCTTCACGGCGGATGACGGGGTGACGGGCCGGGAGCTGTACGTGAGCGACGGGACGCCCGCGGGGACGGTGCGCGTCAAGGACCTCTTCCCCGGGCCCGCGAGCTCCACTCCCGGCGGACTGGCCCTGCTCGACGGACAGGTCTACTTCTTCGCGCGGAGCAGCACCTCACCCGGGTCCACGGTGGGCACCTGGGCCCTCTGGAAGACGGACGGGACGGAGGCCGGCACGACGAAGGTCATCGGGCTCAAGGGCGACTCCTGGCCCCGACAGCTCGCCCGCGGCGGCAACCGGCTCTACTTCGCCAACTTCGACGCGGACCATGGCGATGAGCTGTGGAAGACCGACGGGACGGAAGCAGGGACGGTGCGCGTGAAGGACATCCGCGAGGGCAATGACGGCTCCTTCCCGAACGCGTTCGTGGACGTGAATGGCGTCCTCTTCTTCTCCACGTTCCGGGGGGTGGACGACTCGCCGGAGCTGTGGCGGAGCGACGGCACGGAAGCCGGCACGGTGCGCGTCGCCGCGGGCATCCAGGGCTTCGATTTCGCCGGGGCTTCGCCCTTCGTGCTGCGCAGCGTGACGGGGCCGGATGGGACCTTCGATGAGCTATGGGGAGGAGACGGGACGGCGGCGGGCCTGACGCGCATCAAGCGCCTGTGGCCCGAAGACACCTTCTACTTCGTGTGGTCCACCACTGTCGGAGGCCGGTTCTTCTTCTACCGGAGCCTGGGCGAGCTCTGGACGAGCGATGGCACCGAAGCGGGCACTGTCCTCCTGAAGAAGATGAATGGCGGCCGGCTCTCCTCCACCCCGTCGTATGCCGCCGTGGGGGGCTGGCTGTACTTCGCCGTCGATGATGGCTCGCACGGACAGGAGCTGTGGGTGAGCGATGGCACCGTGGCGGGGACGCGCCTCTTCGCGGACCTCATGCCGGGGGCTGGCGGCTCGGAGCCGTCCGACTTCGTGAGCGTGGGCGGCGTGCTCTACTTCAGCGCCAGGGATGCCACGCGGGGCCGGGAGCTGTGGCGCACCCATGGCGTGGACCTGGCCCTCGTGCACGACATCGTCCCCGACGCCTACGACGCCGTGCCGCAGCGGACGGTCGCCACCGCCAGCGGACAGACGCTCTTCTTCCGCGCCAGCGACGGCGTGCACGGCCAGGAGCTGTGGAAGACGGACGGGACGTCGGAAGGCACCACCCTGACGAGGGACCTCGCCACCCGCCCCGCCGGCTCCGGCGTCACGGGCTTCGCACGACTGGGGACGCGGGCCTTCTTCGCCGCGGACGATGGACTCACCGGCCGGGAGCTGTGGGTGATGGACGGAACGCCCGGGGGCACGCGGCTCGTACGCGACTTCCTGCCAGGCGCTCAGGGCTCGAATCCCCGCCGCTTCACGGAGTACCAGGGCTCGCTCTTCTTCGTCGCGGACAACGAGCAGGGCACCCAGGACCTCTGGAAGACGGACGGTACCCCTGGGGGCACGATGCGGTTCGACGCCATCGGCTGGGCCTATTACATCCATGGCTTCACGGAGCTCGGTGGCTCGCTCCTGTTCCGGGTGGGCTACAGCGACTTCTGGAAGACCGACGGGACACAGGCAGGCACGGTCCGCTACAAGCGCACCGACGACACCCTCCGCAGCGCCGGAAACGACTCCGCATATGAGCCTCCCGCGAAGGTCGACGGCGTCCTCTACAGCCTGGCCTCCACGAAGGCCGAGGGCCTGGAGCTGTGGCGCACGGACGGCACGGCCAGCGGTACCTTCCTCCTCATGGACGCGCGGCCGGGAACCGCGGACACCCATGCCTGGAACCTGAGGAGCGCGAGCCGCTCGTTCTACTTCACCGCCTCGGAGCCGACGGGAGCGGAGGTCTGGCTCTGGAAGAGCGATGGCACCGGGGCAGGAACGGCGCGGGTCGCGCACATCGCCTCCGGCACCAACCAGGTCGAGGGGGACCAGCTCGCCATCCTGGGTGACGCGGCCATCTTCGAGAAACGCGTCAGCGGGGAGCGCGTCTCGCTGTGGAGGACGGATGGCACGCCCACGGGCACGGTGAAGCTCTACGAGGCGCCGACCGACGTGTACTACCCCGACTTCACGTCGCTCACGACGGTGGGCTCGCAGGTCTTCTTCGTCGCCGAGGGCCCCAACGGCCGGGAGCTGTGGCGAACGGACGGGACGCCCGAGGGCACGCGCGAGGTGAAGGACATCCGCCCCCCGCGCCAGGCAGGGCTGGAGCCGGGCACTCCGCCCACGGCGCTCACCGAGGTCGGCGGGCAGCTCTACTTCGCCATCGACGACGTCGAGGGCGGCGAGGAGCTGTGGAGGAGTGACGGCACGGCCGAGGGCACGGCGCGGGTGGTGGATTTGTCGTTGGGCTCGGGCAGCTCGCGCCCGCGCGCCTTCACCCCCTTCGGAGACGGCCTGCTCATCGTCTCCGACGGCGACAGCACCGGCGTCGAGCCGCGCCTCCTGGCACCCTCCTCGGTGACATGTCCCTTCCCTCCCCGGCAGGAGGCCACGAGCAGCGCAGGCGCCAGCGTTTCCTATGCACCGGCGCTCCTGGCGGACGGCGTCCCCACGTCCACGTCCATCCAGTACAGCCATCCGCCCGGGAGCGTCTTCCCTCTGGGGAGCACGACGGTGCAGGCCACCGCGGACGCCTCCGGCTTCCAGGTGCGGCACTGCGACTTCGTGGTCACCGTCTCGGACACCACGCCACCCTCGCTCCAGTGCCCGTCCGGCAAGGTGGTGGAGACATCCGACGACCAGGGCGCCGCGGTGCAGTACCCGCCGGCCACCGTGGCGGACAGCGTCTCCACGCCCGAGGTGACCTACAGCCTCCCGTCGGGCAGCCGGTTCACCTACGGGAGGACCCTGGTGGAGGTCACCGCGACGGATGCCGCGCACAACACCGCCACGTGCAGCTTCCCCATCACCGTCCAGACACGGGTGAGGCCACCTGGGACGGAGTCACCCCAGGAGAGCTCCGGGTGCGGCTGTGACACGGCGAGCCCCGCCGTGGCGTGGTGGCTGCTACTCCTGTTGATACCCACCGTGAGACGTCGAGTCCTCGCGCCGTCACGAGACTGA
- a CDS encoding O-antigen ligase family protein, which translates to MTAEPLRARRSVDAAPWLCLAGGLLATLWVAVPRAWLVADRFTLPKGLLFHAAALLTGVACLAVPRRWRLDEVDLAGLAFAGLGALSALVVAHNKWLALGALGVTLSGTLLFLAARVVAGEGRREELLLTVAVGVGVLALSVVLEAYGLLDGLSPEKRAPGGLLGHRNRAAHLLVLALPVLWRGLARARSWRTLGLHLGTVALMGTAITLSRSRAAWLAMGVLAVLLLVAWVTGRTRAAGARWHTVALVAALLGGAGVALVAPDALSWRGSYADTLRRVGEHDAGSGRGRLIQYTNTLHMVAGAPLLGVGPGNWTVQYPRFATPGDPSYSEGALVPVDALPQADWVGLLAERGVLALLVLAAAGALLLLGAWKRIHDGETDETRRDGWTLLAVLIALVVLGALDTVLLTPPATFLVAVVVGALASARREQVTLSFEAGRRQMAMAGVVLLTACPLAYGAVRGQARQLVYQEPRSAERYARAARLDPGAYEARVLLGDSEVRQGRCEQGLAILREANHLFPHAKAPMMAWAPCHPESRKAASHAAPTVMDVPER; encoded by the coding sequence ATGACGGCTGAGCCCCTCCGGGCGCGGAGGTCCGTGGACGCAGCGCCCTGGCTCTGCCTGGCGGGAGGACTGCTCGCGACGCTGTGGGTGGCCGTTCCCCGCGCGTGGCTCGTGGCGGACAGGTTCACCCTTCCCAAGGGCCTGCTCTTCCACGCCGCCGCGCTGCTCACCGGCGTGGCCTGCCTGGCGGTGCCCCGGCGATGGCGCCTGGATGAAGTGGACCTGGCGGGGCTCGCCTTCGCGGGGCTCGGTGCACTGTCCGCCCTCGTCGTCGCGCACAACAAGTGGCTGGCCCTGGGCGCGCTGGGTGTGACGCTCTCGGGCACCCTCCTCTTCCTGGCGGCCCGGGTTGTCGCTGGAGAGGGGCGGCGGGAGGAGTTGCTGCTCACGGTGGCGGTCGGCGTGGGAGTGCTCGCGCTCTCCGTGGTGCTGGAGGCGTATGGACTGCTCGATGGACTGTCCCCGGAGAAGCGAGCTCCCGGTGGACTGCTCGGGCACCGCAACCGCGCCGCGCACCTGCTCGTGCTGGCGCTTCCCGTCCTGTGGCGCGGCCTCGCGCGCGCGAGAAGCTGGCGCACGCTCGGGCTCCATCTGGGCACGGTGGCGCTGATGGGCACGGCCATCACACTCTCACGCTCGCGGGCCGCGTGGCTGGCAATGGGCGTCCTCGCGGTGCTGCTGCTGGTAGCCTGGGTGACGGGCAGGACGCGAGCGGCCGGAGCACGGTGGCACACGGTGGCCCTGGTGGCGGCGCTGTTGGGAGGCGCGGGCGTAGCGCTCGTGGCACCCGATGCACTGTCGTGGCGGGGCTCGTACGCGGACACGCTGCGGCGCGTGGGCGAGCACGACGCGGGCTCCGGGCGCGGGCGGCTGATTCAATACACGAACACGCTGCACATGGTCGCCGGGGCGCCGCTGCTGGGCGTGGGGCCGGGAAACTGGACGGTGCAGTACCCGCGCTTCGCCACGCCGGGAGACCCGTCGTATTCGGAGGGTGCGCTCGTGCCGGTGGATGCGCTCCCGCAGGCGGACTGGGTGGGGCTGCTCGCGGAGCGAGGTGTCCTCGCGCTGCTGGTGCTGGCGGCGGCGGGAGCGTTGCTGCTCCTCGGCGCCTGGAAGCGCATACATGACGGAGAGACGGATGAGACGCGGAGGGATGGGTGGACGCTGCTGGCAGTGCTCATCGCGCTCGTCGTGCTGGGCGCGCTGGACACGGTGCTGCTGACGCCACCAGCGACCTTCCTCGTGGCGGTGGTGGTGGGCGCGCTCGCCTCCGCGCGAAGGGAGCAGGTGACGTTGTCCTTCGAGGCGGGAAGACGACAGATGGCGATGGCGGGCGTGGTGCTGCTGACGGCATGCCCGCTCGCATACGGCGCGGTGAGGGGCCAGGCCCGGCAACTCGTCTACCAGGAGCCCCGGTCGGCGGAGCGGTACGCGCGCGCGGCCCGGCTCGACCCGGGCGCCTACGAGGCCCGCGTGCTGCTGGGGGACTCGGAGGTGCGGCAGGGGCGGTGCGAGCAGGGGCTGGCCATCCTCCGGGAGGCCAACCATCTGTTCCCCCATGCGAAGGCCCCGATGATGGCCTGGGCGCCCTGCCACCCGGAGTCCCGGAAGGCCGCAAGCCACGCGGCGCCTACCGTCATGGACGTACCCGAGCGCTGA
- a CDS encoding biosynthetic peptidoglycan transglycosylase: MRRRTKAGLLLLGAPLLYAAALWLSVPDVSPLERETPERTSLMRLRAREQERPDDGPALRQTSLEGVSTLLACAVVKAEDRGFFRHAGVEWRVVREVAAGWLRGQTRRGGSTLTQQLARNLYLTPSRTPHRKLRELLIARELEAHLDKRRILELYLSTAEWGDGVWGAADASQRYFSKAPDTLDAFEASFLASLLPSPREPLTGGNAERARRAQLRVLSQLHRSGLLEAPELQRDLLRVRALHARLARGESPGEALAALRAPTEGPSTLPRHDYPLEAMLRDECGLAREVAEERAAWENSRHDG; this comes from the coding sequence ATGCGCCGACGGACGAAGGCAGGGCTGCTGCTGCTCGGAGCGCCGCTGCTGTATGCGGCGGCGCTGTGGCTGAGCGTCCCGGACGTGTCCCCCCTCGAGCGGGAGACTCCGGAGCGGACGAGCCTCATGCGGCTGCGCGCCCGGGAGCAGGAAAGGCCCGACGACGGCCCGGCCTTGCGGCAGACGTCCCTGGAGGGCGTGTCCACGCTGCTGGCATGTGCCGTGGTGAAGGCGGAGGACCGCGGCTTCTTCCGCCACGCGGGCGTGGAGTGGAGGGTGGTGAGGGAAGTCGCGGCGGGCTGGCTGCGCGGGCAGACCCGGCGCGGCGGGAGCACCCTCACCCAGCAGCTCGCCCGCAACCTGTACCTGACCCCGAGTCGCACGCCGCATCGCAAGCTGCGAGAGCTGCTCATCGCGCGCGAGCTGGAAGCCCACCTGGACAAGCGCCGCATCCTGGAGCTGTACCTGTCCACCGCGGAGTGGGGAGACGGCGTGTGGGGCGCGGCGGACGCGAGCCAGCGCTACTTCAGCAAGGCGCCCGACACGCTGGATGCGTTCGAGGCCTCATTCCTGGCCAGCCTGCTCCCCTCGCCCCGTGAGCCGCTCACGGGAGGTAACGCGGAGCGCGCCCGGCGGGCGCAACTGCGGGTGCTGAGCCAGCTTCACCGGTCGGGCCTGCTCGAAGCGCCCGAGCTCCAGCGGGACCTGCTCCGCGTGCGGGCCCTCCACGCACGGCTCGCACGGGGCGAGTCGCCTGGAGAAGCGCTGGCCGCACTTCGCGCCCCCACCGAAGGACCGAGCACCCTGCCGCGTCACGACTACCCGCTGGAGGCCATGCTCCGCGATGAGTGCGGGCTCGCACGGGAGGTTGCCGAAGAGCGGGCGGCCTGGGAGAACTCACGCCATGACGGCTGA
- a CDS encoding glycoside hydrolase family 2 TIM barrel-domain containing protein — translation MNSLILVTCLAASLSQTPAPAAPATTGPNSTNPTAAGPAPAEPKATEPAPPAPPTAAPPADAPVATQPAPVVRPSEVQVSANAVSTVRVHRDERGFKLQVDGRDFAVHGMNWGYTPIGENYRYSLWNQPEDFIRAVLAREMTLLRDMGVNAIRQFDDIPPRWVEYIYRNYGIYTVLNPLMGRYGTNVNGVMVPNTDYSNPVHRQALLGDLVAKAEKYGNTPGVLMWMLGNENNYGLHWTGFEIQPLPGQEDAARAESLYTLMGEAARTIKARDTHHPVSIANGDLQYIDLIARLAPDLDIFGSNVYRGPSARDLFDEVSRKLDKPVMFTEFGADAYDAKAGREDHLAQAEYLRKQWEEIYTQGYGQGRAQNAIGGFVFQWVDGWWKHGQEANLSIHDTTASWPNGGYPADFVDGQNNMNEEWFGICALGPDDEAGIARVQPRTAYYVLQAAFRLDPYAPTTNLDTIREHFAAIRPTEMSRGYESSVALARAEELSAVRVSNLRLLLDSSLSRGSLATTRANATAADHTESIFFDLALQPASGVYGRASFNVVGNVAQNRLNNLFYENRGTQPSTAQGVSGAAPPTTGGAVGQSLGLERFALYQAEFKLDRQDFALEGFYRTGHYHWGEEGDFFNLYREANYGPNIDIYHGNAPFGVVFAGKKTLEGLKVAVGPELYWGANPSIVAKYQKSVGQVGITLMHQEDIARGSSQQTSSVIRERVARRTALSFDWTRGPMELEFGGILAAPQRIGEEFTWTRRTDGPSYLGTGYEVLQDKVQFLDTLGAKARLTYDMGAVRWFVQSSFRGLVADGGPEQTTVLTGWSLRESGRGNHFAGQAGMTVQVGSTFQVSPNLLYQKPLIGPNPTIGDSYDAVSGQYSPGVRPRNVLTDAFTVLDNRETLGAELLLTFDPTPGTWFWSWDREMREDAPFAAGLDLVYRRQPTSRDAGIAILADGSTVAFGAAPPARDEWETTLRLVGNPSPRLKLYGTAFVGSNQSPGEDARQVHRFGLDGSVLLDTLLFTAQAHFNDWGPYDYHRVFNLTYPIQLGGDVSYGLKRPVLGAVTTRFGLRGLVRYLNEYSEGLSAAALEEGLKGREYEVGAYAILSL, via the coding sequence ATGAATTCCCTCATCCTCGTGACGTGTCTGGCGGCGTCGCTGTCTCAGACGCCGGCCCCCGCCGCTCCGGCGACGACGGGCCCCAACTCCACCAACCCCACGGCCGCCGGGCCCGCGCCCGCCGAGCCCAAGGCCACCGAGCCCGCGCCGCCGGCACCGCCCACCGCGGCGCCTCCGGCCGACGCGCCCGTGGCGACCCAGCCCGCGCCCGTGGTGCGGCCTTCCGAGGTCCAGGTCTCCGCGAACGCAGTGTCCACCGTGCGCGTCCACCGCGACGAGCGCGGCTTCAAGCTCCAGGTGGACGGGCGCGACTTCGCCGTCCACGGCATGAACTGGGGCTACACGCCCATTGGCGAGAACTACCGCTACTCGCTGTGGAACCAGCCGGAGGACTTCATCCGCGCGGTGCTGGCGCGCGAGATGACGCTCTTGCGCGACATGGGCGTCAACGCCATCCGCCAGTTCGACGACATCCCCCCGCGCTGGGTGGAATACATCTACCGGAACTACGGCATCTACACGGTGCTCAACCCGCTGATGGGCCGCTACGGCACCAACGTCAACGGCGTCATGGTGCCGAACACGGACTACTCCAACCCGGTGCACCGCCAGGCGCTGCTCGGGGACCTGGTGGCGAAGGCGGAGAAGTACGGCAACACGCCCGGCGTGCTGATGTGGATGCTGGGCAACGAGAACAACTACGGCCTGCACTGGACGGGGTTCGAAATCCAGCCGCTGCCCGGCCAGGAGGACGCCGCGCGCGCGGAGTCCCTCTACACGCTGATGGGCGAGGCGGCTCGCACCATCAAGGCCCGCGACACGCACCACCCGGTGTCCATCGCCAACGGCGACCTCCAGTACATCGACCTCATCGCGCGGCTGGCTCCGGACCTGGACATCTTCGGCTCCAACGTCTACCGCGGCCCCTCCGCGAGAGACCTCTTCGACGAGGTGTCGCGCAAGCTGGACAAGCCGGTGATGTTCACCGAGTTCGGCGCGGACGCGTACGACGCGAAGGCGGGGCGTGAGGACCACCTTGCGCAGGCGGAGTACCTGCGCAAGCAGTGGGAGGAAATCTACACGCAGGGCTACGGCCAGGGCCGCGCGCAGAACGCGATTGGCGGCTTCGTGTTCCAGTGGGTGGATGGCTGGTGGAAGCATGGCCAGGAGGCCAACCTCTCCATCCACGACACCACCGCCTCGTGGCCCAACGGCGGCTACCCGGCCGACTTCGTGGACGGCCAGAACAACATGAATGAGGAGTGGTTCGGCATCTGCGCGCTCGGCCCCGACGACGAGGCCGGCATCGCCCGGGTGCAGCCGCGCACCGCGTACTACGTCCTCCAGGCCGCCTTCCGCCTGGACCCGTACGCGCCCACCACCAACCTGGACACCATCCGCGAGCACTTCGCGGCCATCCGTCCCACGGAGATGTCCCGGGGCTACGAGTCCTCCGTAGCGCTGGCGCGCGCGGAGGAACTGAGCGCGGTGCGCGTGTCCAACCTGCGCCTGCTCCTGGACAGCTCGCTGTCACGCGGGAGCCTGGCGACGACGCGGGCCAACGCGACGGCGGCGGACCACACGGAGTCCATCTTCTTCGATCTGGCGCTCCAGCCGGCCTCCGGCGTGTACGGGCGCGCCTCGTTCAACGTGGTGGGCAACGTGGCGCAGAACCGGCTCAACAACCTCTTCTACGAGAACCGGGGCACGCAGCCCTCCACCGCGCAGGGCGTGTCCGGCGCCGCGCCCCCGACGACGGGCGGGGCCGTGGGCCAGTCGCTGGGCCTGGAGCGCTTCGCGCTGTACCAGGCCGAGTTCAAGCTGGACCGACAGGACTTCGCGCTCGAGGGCTTCTACCGCACCGGCCACTACCACTGGGGCGAGGAGGGTGACTTCTTCAACCTCTACCGCGAAGCCAACTACGGGCCGAACATCGACATCTACCACGGCAACGCGCCCTTCGGCGTCGTGTTCGCCGGCAAGAAGACCCTGGAAGGCCTCAAGGTCGCGGTGGGCCCGGAGCTGTACTGGGGCGCCAACCCGTCCATCGTCGCCAAGTACCAGAAGAGCGTGGGACAGGTGGGCATCACCCTGATGCACCAGGAGGACATCGCCCGGGGCTCGTCGCAGCAGACCAGCTCCGTCATCCGCGAGCGCGTGGCGCGCCGCACGGCGCTGAGCTTCGACTGGACGCGCGGCCCCATGGAGCTGGAGTTCGGCGGCATCCTCGCCGCGCCCCAGCGCATCGGCGAGGAGTTCACCTGGACGCGCCGCACCGACGGGCCCAGCTACCTGGGCACCGGCTACGAGGTGCTCCAGGACAAGGTGCAGTTCCTGGACACGCTCGGCGCGAAGGCGCGGCTCACCTACGACATGGGCGCGGTGCGCTGGTTCGTCCAGTCCTCCTTCCGCGGGCTCGTGGCGGACGGCGGTCCGGAGCAGACCACGGTGCTCACGGGCTGGAGCCTGCGCGAGAGCGGCCGCGGCAACCACTTCGCGGGCCAGGCCGGCATGACGGTGCAGGTGGGCAGCACCTTCCAGGTGTCCCCCAACCTGCTCTACCAGAAGCCCCTCATCGGGCCGAACCCCACCATCGGCGACTCGTACGACGCGGTGTCGGGGCAGTACTCCCCGGGCGTGCGGCCGCGCAACGTGCTGACGGATGCATTCACGGTGCTCGACAACCGCGAGACGCTGGGCGCCGAGCTGCTGCTCACCTTCGACCCGACGCCCGGCACGTGGTTCTGGTCGTGGGATAGGGAGATGCGCGAGGACGCGCCCTTCGCCGCGGGCCTGGACCTGGTGTACCGCCGGCAGCCCACGTCGCGTGACGCGGGCATCGCCATCCTCGCGGACGGCAGCACGGTGGCCTTCGGCGCCGCGCCGCCCGCCCGCGACGAGTGGGAGACGACGCTGCGGCTGGTGGGCAACCCGTCGCCGCGCCTGAAGCTGTACGGCACCGCCTTCGTGGGCAGCAACCAGTCCCCGGGCGAGGACGCGCGGCAGGTGCACCGCTTCGGCCTGGACGGCTCCGTGCTGCTGGACACGCTGCTCTTCACCGCGCAGGCGCACTTCAATGACTGGGGTCCGTACGACTACCACCGCGTCTTCAACCTCACCTACCCCATCCAGCTCGGAGGCGACGTGTCGTACGGCCTCAAGCGTCCGGTGCTGGGCGCGGTGACGACACGCTTCGGCCTGCGCGGGCTGGTGCGCTACCTGAACGAGTACTCGGAGGGGCTCAGCGCGGCAGCCCTCGAAGAGGGGCTGAAGGGCCGCGAGTATGAGGTGGGGGCGTATGCAATCCTTTCGCTCTGA
- a CDS encoding GH1 family beta-glucosidase, protein MRQFPHDFLWGVATSSFQIEGATQADGRGESIWDRFAATPGKIADGTDGSVACDHYNRWREDVELMRWLGVKSYRFSVAWPRVFPTGRGKVNTAGLDFYSRLVDGLLTAGIEPMVTLYHWDLPQALDDKGGWTARDTAGAFVDYADEVSQRLGDRVSKWITHNEPWCISVLGYANGEHAPGHKNWSEALAAAHHVLLSHGQAVSVIRANVKKAEVGITLNLVPAQPASPSAADLDACRAFDGGFNRWYLDPIYGRGYPKDVIADHVAAGRIPSEKLDFVKPGDLEAMATPTDFLGINYYSRGIIRSDRIPESQNAPRTVHAEPEKTDMDWEVYAGGLKDLLVRVHQDYKPQRIYITENGAAYATGPDADGRVRDTKRVHYLRTHLEASLEAIGQGVPLAGYFAWSLMDNFEWAYGYQKRFGIVFVDYATQKRIPKDSAHLYRAVVARNGLDVELAA, encoded by the coding sequence ATGCGGCAGTTCCCTCATGACTTTCTCTGGGGCGTGGCCACTTCCTCGTTCCAGATTGAAGGCGCCACCCAGGCAGACGGGCGCGGCGAGTCCATCTGGGACCGCTTCGCCGCCACGCCGGGCAAGATCGCCGACGGGACGGACGGCAGCGTCGCGTGCGACCACTACAACCGCTGGCGCGAAGACGTGGAGCTGATGCGCTGGCTGGGCGTCAAGTCCTACCGCTTCTCCGTCGCCTGGCCGCGCGTGTTCCCCACGGGCCGCGGCAAGGTGAACACCGCCGGCCTGGACTTCTACTCGCGCCTGGTGGACGGCCTGCTCACGGCCGGCATCGAGCCCATGGTGACGCTCTACCACTGGGACCTCCCGCAGGCCCTGGACGACAAGGGCGGCTGGACGGCGCGCGACACGGCAGGCGCCTTCGTCGACTACGCGGACGAAGTCAGCCAGCGGCTCGGCGACCGCGTGTCGAAGTGGATTACCCACAACGAGCCCTGGTGCATCAGCGTCCTGGGCTACGCCAACGGTGAGCATGCGCCGGGACACAAGAACTGGAGCGAGGCGCTCGCCGCGGCCCACCACGTGCTGCTGTCGCACGGGCAGGCGGTGTCCGTCATCCGCGCCAACGTGAAGAAGGCGGAGGTGGGCATCACCCTCAACCTCGTCCCCGCCCAGCCCGCGTCCCCCAGCGCGGCGGACCTGGACGCGTGCCGCGCCTTCGACGGTGGCTTCAACCGCTGGTACCTGGACCCCATCTACGGCCGGGGCTACCCGAAGGACGTCATCGCGGACCACGTGGCCGCCGGGCGAATCCCCTCGGAGAAGCTGGACTTCGTGAAGCCGGGTGACCTGGAGGCCATGGCCACGCCCACCGACTTCCTCGGCATCAACTACTACTCGCGCGGCATCATCCGCAGCGACCGCATCCCCGAGTCGCAGAACGCGCCCCGCACCGTCCATGCCGAGCCGGAGAAGACGGACATGGACTGGGAGGTCTACGCGGGTGGCCTGAAGGACCTGCTGGTGCGCGTGCACCAGGACTACAAGCCGCAGCGCATCTACATCACGGAGAACGGGGCCGCCTACGCCACGGGCCCCGACGCCGACGGCCGCGTGCGCGACACCAAGCGCGTCCACTACCTGCGCACGCACCTGGAGGCGTCGCTGGAGGCCATCGGGCAGGGCGTGCCGCTGGCCGGCTACTTCGCCTGGTCCCTCATGGACAACTTCGAGTGGGCCTACGGCTACCAGAAGCGCTTCGGAATCGTCTTCGTCGACTACGCCACCCAGAAGCGCATTCCCAAGGACAGCGCTCACCTCTACCGCGCCGTGGTGGCGCGCAACGGCCTGGACGTGGAGCTGGCGGCATGA